A genomic stretch from Mycobacterium cookii includes:
- a CDS encoding heme-binding protein translates to MKISGPRARRRIAGIGAGLLGGAVGIGILAAPPVFAAPDCSPAGVNTTVSSATDAAQHYLAAHPGANQVVMNAYGQPRPQAEADLRSYFTAHASEYYDLRGVLAPIGDTERQCNVTALPPNLESAYQEFMTG, encoded by the coding sequence ATGAAAATTAGTGGCCCTCGCGCGCGCCGACGCATCGCCGGTATCGGCGCAGGCCTTCTCGGCGGAGCCGTGGGAATTGGAATCTTAGCGGCACCGCCTGTGTTCGCGGCACCTGACTGCAGCCCGGCCGGCGTGAATACGACCGTGTCCTCGGCGACCGACGCGGCGCAGCACTATCTCGCCGCGCACCCTGGCGCCAACCAGGTCGTGATGAATGCCTATGGCCAGCCTCGCCCCCAGGCGGAAGCTGATTTGCGCAGCTATTTCACCGCGCATGCCAGTGAGTACTACGACCTGCGCGGTGTTTTGGCCCCGATCGGCGACACCGAACGGCAGTGCAATGTGACTGCGCTGCCGCCGAATCTAGAGTCGGCCTATCAGGAGTTCATGACTGGCTGA
- a CDS encoding HAD family hydrolase: MATKTGAPAVLFDVDGTLVDSNYLHVYAWQRAFAEQNVPVDAWRIHRSIGMDGSTLVNDLSGGVDSEMQERLSELHGQHYRDVAGFLRPLPGARALLRHVTELGLQVVLASSAPESELALLREVLDCDDVVAHVTNSGDVDTAKPQPDIVEVALERAGVTAEQAVFIGDAVWDVEACVRAEVPCIGVLTGGAGRDELRHAGAIDVFEDPRELLDKISETRLMELATSPSRM; this comes from the coding sequence ATGGCTACGAAAACAGGTGCTCCAGCGGTGCTATTCGACGTCGACGGAACGTTGGTCGACTCGAACTACCTGCATGTGTACGCCTGGCAGCGAGCTTTCGCCGAGCAAAACGTTCCCGTCGACGCCTGGCGCATCCATCGCAGTATCGGGATGGATGGATCGACACTGGTGAACGACCTGTCCGGTGGCGTCGACAGCGAAATGCAGGAGCGGCTATCGGAATTGCATGGCCAGCACTACCGCGACGTCGCGGGCTTTTTGCGACCGCTGCCCGGCGCGCGGGCGTTGCTGCGTCACGTAACCGAGCTCGGGCTCCAAGTGGTGCTCGCGAGCTCGGCGCCCGAAAGTGAGCTCGCGCTGCTGCGCGAAGTGCTGGACTGCGACGACGTGGTGGCTCACGTCACGAACTCAGGCGATGTCGACACGGCGAAGCCGCAGCCGGACATCGTGGAGGTCGCGCTTGAGCGAGCCGGTGTCACCGCCGAACAAGCGGTGTTCATCGGAGATGCCGTCTGGGACGTCGAGGCGTGCGTTCGTGCCGAAGTACCGTGCATCGGTGTGCTCACCGGCGGCGCCGGGCGTGACGAGCTTCGACATGCCGGGGCCATCGACGTCTTCGAAGACCCCCGCGAGTTGCTTGACAAGATCAGCGAGACGCGGCTGATGGAACTGGCGACGTCGCCATCACGGATGTAA
- a CDS encoding TetR/AcrR family transcriptional regulator, with the protein MTDAGVAPQRTNRRGDASRENMLEAALKALATGDPGAVSANRIAKQIGATWGVVQYQFGDADGLWAAVLHRTAEHRADVFEQTDASAPLRQRVADIIDTLYDGLTATDSKAIENLRAALPRDPSELERLYPRTAAELQSWGRGWLATCQNAFAGLRVDPARVREVATFIPGAMRGITSERQIGSYFDLDMARRGLTNAIVAYLEASDSDG; encoded by the coding sequence ATGACCGACGCGGGCGTTGCGCCGCAGCGCACCAACCGGCGCGGCGATGCCAGCCGGGAGAACATGTTGGAAGCCGCCCTGAAGGCCCTGGCTACCGGCGATCCCGGCGCGGTGTCGGCCAACCGGATTGCCAAGCAGATCGGCGCCACCTGGGGTGTCGTCCAGTACCAGTTCGGCGACGCCGACGGCTTGTGGGCCGCTGTGCTGCACCGCACCGCCGAGCACCGAGCCGATGTCTTCGAACAGACCGATGCTTCGGCGCCATTGCGGCAACGCGTCGCGGACATCATCGACACCCTCTACGACGGGTTGACGGCGACCGACTCCAAGGCGATCGAAAACCTGCGTGCCGCGCTGCCCCGCGACCCTTCCGAACTCGAACGCCTCTACCCGCGCACAGCGGCCGAGCTCCAGTCCTGGGGACGGGGGTGGCTGGCGACGTGTCAAAACGCCTTCGCCGGATTGCGCGTCGATCCCGCACGAGTGCGGGAAGTGGCGACATTCATACCGGGTGCGATGCGCGGGATTACCTCAGAGCGTCAGATCGGTAGCTACTTCGATCTGGACATGGCGCGGCGCGGGCTGACCAACGCGATCGTGGCCTACCTTGAAGCGTCCGATTCGGATGGCTGA
- a CDS encoding NAD(P)H-dependent amine dehydrogenase family protein, protein MNAPVRVFQVATGNVGSEMIKRLGNRTDLELVGLHCYSPEKIGRDAGDIVGLPAIGVTATGTVDEIIAAKPDVLTFHGVFPDEDLYVKVLEAGINIVTTADWITGWHRDTNHPHPSGKPVSQLLAEACDNGQSSFYGTGMNPGLNQILGIVCSADVAEIEHVMTLESVDVSCHHSKDTWIEVGYGLPVDDPSIPGRLEKYTRVFADSVLMMADCFDLELDEVKFSYELGACTKDVDLGWYQMPKGSLGGNYIKYQGIVDGVPKVETHLEWQMTPHTDPSWNIKGCYITQIQGDPCVYNKHMIFPKPGVDLSNPDNFASIGMTVTGLPALNAIKSVVDAPPGLLTSADLPLRAFAGRFKA, encoded by the coding sequence ATGAATGCTCCCGTCCGCGTCTTCCAGGTAGCCACCGGCAACGTGGGCTCCGAGATGATCAAGCGCCTCGGCAACCGCACCGATCTGGAACTCGTTGGGCTGCACTGCTATTCGCCGGAGAAGATCGGCCGTGACGCCGGCGACATCGTCGGGCTGCCGGCGATCGGGGTAACAGCCACCGGGACCGTCGACGAGATCATCGCGGCCAAGCCCGATGTGCTCACGTTCCACGGCGTCTTTCCCGACGAGGACCTCTACGTGAAAGTCCTTGAGGCCGGGATCAATATCGTCACGACAGCCGACTGGATCACCGGCTGGCACCGCGACACGAACCACCCCCACCCGTCCGGCAAGCCGGTGTCACAACTGCTGGCCGAAGCCTGTGACAACGGTCAGTCCAGCTTCTACGGCACCGGTATGAACCCCGGCCTGAACCAGATCCTCGGCATCGTGTGCTCCGCCGACGTCGCCGAGATCGAGCACGTCATGACCCTCGAATCGGTCGACGTGTCCTGTCACCACAGCAAGGACACCTGGATCGAGGTCGGCTATGGCCTGCCGGTGGACGACCCGAGCATCCCGGGCAGGCTGGAGAAGTACACCCGCGTCTTCGCCGACAGCGTGCTGATGATGGCCGACTGCTTCGACCTCGAACTCGACGAGGTGAAGTTCAGCTACGAGCTCGGCGCGTGCACCAAAGACGTCGACCTGGGCTGGTACCAGATGCCCAAAGGCTCGCTGGGCGGTAACTACATCAAGTACCAGGGCATCGTCGACGGCGTGCCCAAGGTGGAGACGCACCTGGAATGGCAGATGACGCCGCACACCGATCCCAGTTGGAACATCAAGGGCTGCTACATCACTCAGATCCAGGGCGATCCGTGTGTCTACAACAAGCACATGATCTTCCCCAAGCCCGGCGTCGACCTGTCCAATCCGGACAACTTCGCCTCCATCGGCATGACCGTCACCGGCCTGCCGGCCCTCAACGCCATCAAGTCCGTCGTCGACGCACCGCCGGGACTTCTGACAAGCGCCGACCTGCCGCTGCGGGCGTTCGCAGGCCGATTCAAGGCCTAG
- a CDS encoding NAD(P)H-dependent amine dehydrogenase family protein, whose product MADELRVVQWTTGNVAVEVVKAIMRRPDIELVGAYAYSADKVGVDIGRLCDIGRDLGVCATNNVDALLALHPDCVIYTPLHFGVDEVQRILRAGVNIVTSAEFLTGRNLSEGDRAAVDGAAKDGGATIFGSGMNPGFAQLVAAIASGVSTDVRHASLTESVDVSQFIGDANFQSVGWGRPKDDPGHADDVRRGTAVFAEAVDVLARMMHVDLEKIGCDVAFAYATEDVVADGVSILAGHVGGMDVKWYGTVGDQEVLTVQQRWVACQTLEPPWRIEHGYRVEIVGDPNVYVKVDLMPTAADLADLTADRMRGIGLRITAAPLVNAIPAVCAARPGIVTYAELPTVAARIFAR is encoded by the coding sequence ATGGCTGACGAGCTGCGCGTCGTCCAGTGGACCACCGGCAATGTCGCCGTCGAGGTGGTCAAGGCGATAATGCGGCGCCCCGATATCGAACTCGTTGGGGCGTATGCGTATTCGGCCGACAAAGTCGGCGTGGACATCGGGCGGTTGTGCGACATCGGTCGGGATCTAGGGGTCTGCGCCACCAATAACGTCGACGCGCTGCTGGCGCTCCATCCCGACTGCGTCATCTATACGCCGCTGCATTTCGGCGTCGACGAGGTGCAACGCATCCTGCGGGCCGGCGTCAACATCGTCACCAGTGCGGAGTTCCTGACCGGGCGGAACCTGTCCGAGGGCGATCGGGCCGCCGTCGACGGCGCGGCAAAGGACGGCGGCGCAACGATTTTCGGTAGTGGGATGAACCCGGGCTTCGCACAGTTGGTGGCGGCGATAGCAAGCGGGGTTTCCACCGATGTTCGCCACGCGTCGCTGACCGAATCCGTCGACGTCTCACAGTTTATCGGGGACGCGAACTTCCAGTCCGTCGGCTGGGGTCGCCCGAAAGACGATCCCGGGCACGCCGACGATGTCCGCCGCGGGACGGCGGTGTTCGCAGAAGCCGTCGACGTTCTCGCCCGCATGATGCATGTCGACCTCGAGAAGATCGGGTGCGACGTTGCGTTCGCCTATGCCACCGAAGACGTTGTCGCTGACGGAGTTTCGATCCTGGCCGGGCATGTCGGTGGCATGGACGTGAAATGGTACGGCACTGTCGGCGACCAAGAGGTCCTCACGGTGCAGCAACGCTGGGTTGCCTGCCAGACATTGGAGCCGCCATGGCGGATCGAACATGGTTACCGGGTGGAGATCGTCGGGGATCCGAATGTCTACGTGAAGGTCGACCTGATGCCAACCGCAGCAGATCTCGCCGACTTGACTGCTGACCGGATGCGCGGCATCGGACTTCGTATCACCGCCGCTCCGCTGGTCAATGCCATTCCGGCGGTATGCGCGGCGCGCCCGGGAATCGTGACTTACGCCGAGTTGCCGACGGTCGCGGCCCGTATATTCGCGCGCTGA
- a CDS encoding DUF1906 domain-containing protein — MHDSSATASVRLSRPVSRRDALRSAAALSALAGLGAASVSAATPAAAAAPTLIDFAMHQIPAQDIRAAGHSGVVNYVSLSRPGSSFGAKPITRPYAESLTAAGLVIVSNYQYGKPGGSAPSDFTRGFNGGVADAHTAWQLHTAAGGGQSAPIFFTVDDDINRDTWNNVALQWFRGINSVLGVQRTGVYGGINVCQWAAADGVIGNSRTAGHRWAWQTRSWSHGQVDPAAVLYQRIVSTASTPGPIVGGQEVDVNDVLAQDCGQWNLHP; from the coding sequence GTGCATGACTCGTCGGCGACTGCCAGCGTCCGGCTGTCACGTCCGGTTTCCCGACGTGACGCACTGCGCTCCGCCGCCGCTCTGTCGGCGTTGGCCGGACTGGGTGCGGCATCGGTAAGTGCGGCCACCCCCGCTGCGGCGGCCGCTCCTACCCTGATCGACTTCGCCATGCACCAGATTCCGGCCCAGGACATCCGGGCCGCGGGGCACTCCGGCGTGGTCAACTACGTCTCGCTGTCGCGTCCCGGCTCGTCGTTCGGTGCCAAGCCGATCACCCGCCCCTACGCCGAATCGCTCACTGCCGCTGGGCTGGTGATCGTCAGCAACTACCAATACGGCAAGCCGGGTGGCTCAGCACCGTCGGACTTCACCCGCGGATTCAACGGCGGCGTCGCCGACGCTCACACCGCCTGGCAGCTGCACACCGCTGCAGGTGGCGGCCAGAGTGCGCCGATCTTCTTCACCGTCGACGACGACATCAACCGCGACACCTGGAACAACGTTGCGCTGCAATGGTTTCGCGGAATCAACTCGGTGCTCGGAGTGCAGCGCACCGGCGTCTACGGGGGTATCAACGTCTGCCAGTGGGCCGCCGCCGATGGCGTCATCGGGAATTCGCGCACGGCCGGGCACCGGTGGGCCTGGCAGACGCGGTCGTGGTCGCACGGCCAGGTCGACCCTGCCGCGGTTCTTTACCAGCGCATCGTGAGCACGGCGTCGACTCCGGGACCCATAGTCGGGGGGCAGGAAGTCGACGTCAACGACGTTCTGGCCCAAGACTGCGGCCAGTGGAACTTACATCCGTGA
- a CDS encoding PE-PPE domain-containing protein: protein MNGPKMPAKVAVGAMIAGAASALSIQAAHADDTLLPLGDPLAGSDTAIILGGTTEPTPSLAFAQAAENLYLNALGFDGGAMSSTVCDMVGTDPCAAPLQVLTTPELIQQGPSSLTAADDVTLAVENEFNANPGAFDAEHPLTIFGYSQSATAESIAMTQLHDYGIPLNDLHFVFIGDPSLEGTGIWPNLVPDLDSIFGSTLTDKLLTDLGFDGVLGNLTPTDLYPTTIYTLNSDGVANFQQDFESGGLLSTISHLFIQHVEYLGLTPAELANATVSTNGELTLVDISDNINNADAWLSAVFEHGAAGSGLLESVFQSLELYLTNMF from the coding sequence GTGAACGGACCCAAGATGCCCGCGAAAGTCGCCGTCGGGGCCATGATCGCCGGCGCGGCGAGTGCGTTGAGCATCCAAGCCGCCCACGCTGACGACACCCTGCTGCCCCTCGGCGATCCGCTGGCCGGGAGCGACACCGCGATCATCCTCGGCGGAACGACCGAGCCGACGCCGTCACTCGCCTTCGCGCAGGCCGCCGAGAATCTGTATCTGAACGCTCTGGGGTTCGACGGTGGCGCAATGTCCTCGACGGTGTGCGACATGGTCGGGACAGACCCGTGCGCGGCGCCGCTGCAGGTGCTGACGACGCCGGAACTGATCCAACAGGGCCCGAGCAGTCTGACCGCCGCCGACGACGTCACCCTTGCGGTGGAGAACGAATTCAACGCGAACCCAGGCGCTTTCGACGCCGAGCACCCGCTGACAATCTTCGGATACTCGCAAAGCGCCACCGCCGAGTCGATCGCCATGACCCAGCTTCACGATTACGGTATACCGCTGAACGACCTGCACTTCGTGTTCATCGGTGACCCCTCCCTCGAAGGCACCGGGATATGGCCCAATCTTGTTCCCGACCTGGACTCCATCTTCGGATCGACCCTGACGGACAAGCTACTCACCGACCTCGGCTTCGACGGCGTCCTGGGCAATCTGACGCCGACGGATCTGTACCCGACGACGATCTACACGCTCAACAGTGATGGGGTCGCCAACTTCCAGCAGGACTTTGAGTCCGGCGGACTGCTGAGCACGATCTCGCATCTGTTCATCCAGCACGTGGAGTACTTGGGATTGACTCCGGCAGAGCTCGCGAATGCGACCGTGTCGACGAATGGTGAACTGACGCTTGTCGATATCTCCGACAACATCAACAACGCTGACGCATGGCTCAGTGCAGTATTCGAGCACGGGGCCGCCGGCAGCGGACTGCTCGAGAGCGTATTCCAGTCTCTGGAGCTGTATCTGACCAACATGTTCTGA
- a CDS encoding FAD-dependent oxidoreductase: MTSLWLSDRVEQPWAATDLDADPQRADIVVVGAGITGLMTAVLFARAGKDVLVLEARTVGACATGNTTGKVSLLQGSHLSKILSKHGRSVTRAYVDGNREGQSWLLNYCASQGVAVQREDAYTYAQSSDGVSSVRAELNACHAAGLPATWEDDADVPFPYQGGVRLAGQAQFDPMSLLDALVVELLGHGGRLVEHARVRRVSSHGKRLRVHVNNAAHEDVEFEAEQLVLATGIPILDRGGYFARVKPSRSYCFAFEVPGNITRPMMISTDSPTRSVRYAPVADGERLILGGAGHTVGREKSPSVALEELSAWARTHYPGANQTHFWSAQDYTPIDDLPYVGPILPGSESIYVATGFNKWGMTNGAAAALALSSRVLGGRMDWSSAFASWSPHEIFGLRTAMKSNLEVGFTLTRGWITPSTRLGRRNPNEDEGGVVSGPPWRLEARCRVDGAEHRVSPVCPHLGGIVNWNDADKAWECPLHGSRFAPDGTLLEGPATQDLTAERRQR, from the coding sequence GTGACTTCCCTATGGCTCAGCGACCGCGTCGAACAGCCTTGGGCTGCAACTGACCTTGACGCGGATCCACAACGTGCCGATATCGTCGTCGTCGGTGCGGGGATCACCGGATTGATGACCGCGGTTCTGTTTGCTCGCGCCGGCAAGGACGTGTTGGTGTTGGAGGCGCGCACGGTCGGCGCCTGCGCCACCGGGAATACCACCGGAAAGGTCAGTTTGCTGCAGGGCAGCCACCTTTCGAAGATCCTGTCCAAGCACGGCAGAAGCGTGACGCGTGCCTACGTAGACGGGAATCGCGAAGGGCAGAGTTGGCTGCTCAATTACTGTGCATCGCAAGGTGTAGCGGTACAGCGTGAGGATGCGTATACCTATGCGCAGTCCAGCGATGGCGTGTCGTCCGTGCGCGCCGAGCTGAACGCATGCCACGCGGCGGGCTTACCTGCAACATGGGAAGACGACGCCGACGTCCCGTTTCCCTATCAGGGTGGCGTGCGCCTGGCCGGGCAGGCGCAATTTGATCCGATGTCGTTGTTGGACGCATTGGTCGTTGAGCTGCTCGGCCACGGTGGACGGTTGGTCGAACACGCCCGTGTCCGCCGGGTCTCGAGCCACGGTAAGCGGCTTCGCGTCCACGTCAACAACGCGGCACACGAGGATGTGGAATTCGAAGCCGAGCAATTGGTTCTCGCCACCGGGATTCCCATACTCGACCGCGGCGGCTATTTCGCCCGCGTCAAGCCGAGCCGGTCTTACTGCTTCGCCTTTGAAGTCCCCGGCAATATCACCCGTCCGATGATGATTTCGACCGACTCGCCCACTCGGTCGGTGCGCTACGCGCCCGTTGCCGACGGGGAGCGCTTGATCTTGGGCGGCGCGGGCCACACCGTCGGCCGCGAGAAGAGCCCCTCGGTAGCGCTGGAGGAACTGTCGGCGTGGGCGCGCACACACTACCCGGGAGCAAACCAAACCCATTTCTGGTCAGCACAGGACTACACGCCGATCGATGATCTGCCTTATGTTGGCCCCATCCTGCCGGGCAGCGAAAGCATCTACGTTGCAACGGGTTTCAACAAATGGGGCATGACGAACGGTGCCGCTGCTGCGCTGGCGCTGTCGAGCCGCGTGCTCGGCGGGCGGATGGATTGGTCGAGTGCGTTCGCGAGCTGGAGCCCGCATGAAATTTTCGGCCTGCGCACAGCGATGAAATCCAACCTGGAGGTCGGATTCACTCTGACGAGAGGGTGGATCACGCCGTCGACTCGTTTGGGCCGTCGGAACCCCAACGAGGACGAGGGCGGTGTCGTGAGCGGCCCCCCTTGGCGTCTCGAAGCCCGATGCCGGGTCGACGGTGCCGAGCACCGCGTCTCGCCCGTGTGCCCGCACCTTGGCGGAATCGTGAACTGGAACGACGCCGACAAGGCCTGGGAATGCCCATTGCACGGATCGCGCTTCGCCCCGGACGGCACCCTCCTCGAAGGGCCGGCGACACAGGACCTCACTGCCGAACGGCGCCAGCGCTGA
- a CDS encoding Rieske 2Fe-2S domain-containing protein: MAKPPLSMKPTGWFQIAWSDEIAVGDVHKVHYFGQEMVAWRAQSGRLTVMDAYCEHLGAHLGFGGHVAGEVIECAFHGWRWSHEGRNVCIPYEKRPNRGRKMRTYPVVERNESVYIWHDVDGREPLFDVPDVFTSFEDGSSLADYYPRQSLYEPGLELHPQYVLENGVDVAHFKFVHKTPIVPVFTRHDFSQPVSYVDFTITFEGDENQSIDDVDSGVEAINGGLGIAVTKSSGMVDNRTISAVTPVDEHTSDVRFTVYIGRTPGKDAPRHEMKAQEFGQEVIRQFRQDIEIWSHQRYSDPPALSSSEFEGFTAIREWARQFYPDGRGGSAADLHSATTEAR; the protein is encoded by the coding sequence ATGGCGAAACCGCCGCTGTCGATGAAGCCGACCGGCTGGTTCCAGATCGCGTGGTCCGATGAGATCGCCGTCGGCGACGTGCACAAGGTGCACTACTTCGGCCAAGAGATGGTGGCCTGGCGGGCGCAGTCGGGACGGCTGACGGTGATGGACGCCTATTGCGAACATCTCGGCGCCCATCTGGGTTTCGGCGGTCACGTCGCGGGCGAAGTCATCGAGTGCGCGTTCCACGGTTGGCGGTGGAGCCACGAAGGCCGAAACGTCTGCATTCCCTACGAGAAACGGCCCAACCGTGGACGCAAGATGCGCACCTATCCGGTGGTCGAGCGCAACGAATCGGTCTACATCTGGCACGACGTCGACGGCCGTGAGCCGCTGTTCGACGTTCCTGACGTCTTCACGAGCTTCGAAGACGGCAGCAGTCTCGCGGACTACTACCCTCGGCAGAGCCTGTATGAGCCGGGATTGGAACTGCACCCGCAATACGTGCTGGAGAACGGCGTTGACGTCGCTCACTTCAAATTCGTGCACAAGACGCCGATCGTGCCGGTGTTCACGCGGCACGATTTTTCACAGCCGGTGTCCTATGTCGACTTCACCATCACCTTCGAGGGTGACGAGAATCAATCGATCGACGACGTCGACAGCGGCGTGGAGGCCATCAACGGCGGCCTGGGCATTGCGGTGACGAAGAGTTCCGGCATGGTCGACAACCGGACCATCTCGGCGGTCACGCCGGTCGACGAGCACACCTCGGATGTCCGGTTCACCGTGTACATCGGCCGCACTCCCGGCAAGGACGCCCCGCGGCACGAGATGAAGGCGCAGGAGTTCGGCCAAGAGGTGATCCGGCAGTTCCGGCAAGACATCGAGATCTGGTCGCATCAACGCTATTCGGACCCGCCGGCTTTATCGTCCTCGGAGTTCGAAGGTTTCACCGCAATTCGCGAGTGGGCTCGCCAGTTCTACCCCGACGGCCGGGGCGGCAGCGCCGCCGACCTGCATTCCGCGACCACCGAAGCCCGCTGA
- a CDS encoding vanadium-dependent haloperoxidase, whose protein sequence is MTITDPLNQQLVPASEDRVARSLALRTQITGADSFVASPNQIDNGDEALYADKSGTYSKGVLQEGIGLVDLAAYSSFKHALSSGAPEDFDKIVLGGPRTLNGPQGGLAFYLDCEDASQFAVPPAPALASEAYATELVELYWASLLRDVAFTDYPSNPTVAKAAAELSAMPSYAGPRDSSGQVTPQLLFRGVFAGDTTGPYMSQFLLQPTALGSLPIVQKYQTNKASTGPTSGADFMLSPSEFLQVQNGQPTGKSLTNLPQPRYLHDGRGLAAYTHGDVLYQAYFIAYLVLSTINNGGSVPLNPGNPYVGNTTQNGFATFGPPDIAATLAAVANEALKAVWYQKWWVHLRHRPESGGAIVHLQKTGQGGSIQGHVSDTVLNSQAVASSFAANNSYFLSQAFPEGSPTHPAYPTGHGTVAGACITVLKFFFDGGATITNPVVPASDGKSTTAYVPPPGEAALTVNGELHKLANNISFGHGIHAGIHWRSDTEESIRFGEAVALSYLRDRAHTYNEPFSISLTKVDGSTATISNQ, encoded by the coding sequence ATGACGATCACCGACCCGCTGAATCAGCAACTTGTGCCCGCGAGCGAAGATCGCGTCGCGCGGTCGCTGGCACTGCGCACGCAGATCACCGGAGCTGATTCGTTTGTTGCCAGCCCGAACCAGATCGACAACGGCGACGAAGCTCTCTACGCCGACAAATCCGGCACCTACAGCAAAGGCGTACTTCAGGAGGGGATCGGGCTGGTCGACCTCGCCGCGTACAGCTCCTTCAAACACGCGTTGAGCAGCGGTGCCCCAGAAGATTTCGACAAGATCGTCCTCGGCGGTCCGCGCACACTGAACGGCCCGCAGGGTGGCCTGGCCTTCTACCTCGACTGCGAAGACGCCAGTCAATTCGCCGTGCCGCCGGCGCCGGCGCTCGCGAGCGAGGCGTACGCAACCGAGTTGGTCGAGTTGTACTGGGCATCGCTGCTGCGCGACGTTGCCTTCACCGATTACCCGTCCAACCCCACGGTGGCCAAGGCCGCCGCCGAACTGTCGGCGATGCCCAGCTACGCGGGACCACGTGACTCCAGCGGTCAGGTGACCCCGCAACTGCTTTTCCGCGGCGTCTTCGCCGGCGACACGACCGGGCCGTACATGTCTCAATTCCTGCTGCAGCCGACCGCGCTGGGCTCGTTGCCGATCGTGCAGAAGTACCAGACGAACAAAGCCAGCACCGGCCCCACCTCAGGCGCGGATTTCATGCTCTCCCCGTCGGAATTCCTGCAAGTGCAAAACGGCCAGCCGACCGGTAAAAGCCTCACCAACCTCCCACAGCCGCGGTACCTGCACGATGGTCGCGGACTCGCCGCCTACACTCACGGCGACGTGCTCTACCAGGCATACTTCATCGCCTACCTGGTGCTCAGCACGATCAACAACGGCGGATCGGTGCCGCTGAATCCCGGCAACCCCTATGTCGGCAACACGACTCAAAATGGCTTCGCCACGTTCGGGCCACCCGACATCGCAGCCACGCTGGCCGCCGTTGCCAACGAGGCACTCAAGGCGGTCTGGTACCAGAAGTGGTGGGTGCACCTGCGTCACCGTCCGGAGTCTGGCGGCGCGATCGTCCACCTCCAGAAGACCGGCCAGGGCGGGTCCATCCAAGGCCACGTCAGCGACACGGTGCTCAATTCCCAGGCAGTGGCCAGCAGCTTCGCCGCGAACAACAGTTACTTTCTGTCGCAAGCCTTTCCCGAAGGATCCCCGACGCATCCCGCCTACCCGACCGGACATGGCACGGTCGCGGGCGCGTGCATCACGGTGCTGAAATTCTTCTTCGACGGCGGCGCCACGATCACCAACCCGGTGGTCCCGGCATCCGACGGGAAATCGACAACGGCGTACGTCCCGCCGCCGGGTGAGGCGGCGCTGACTGTCAACGGCGAGCTGCACAAACTCGCCAACAACATCAGCTTCGGGCACGGGATCCACGCCGGAATCCATTGGCGCAGCGACACCGAGGAGTCGATCAGGTTCGGCGAGGCCGTCGCCCTGAGTTATCTGCGCGACCGCGCCCACACCTACAACGAACCCTTCAGCATTTCGCTCACCAAGGTGGACGGCTCGACCGCGACCATCTCGAACCAGTAA